The genome window TCTTGTATTGCCAGCTTTAAACTTTTAGCCATTCTGTTGGGTGACTCAttgtggtatctcactgtggcattagtttgcatttctgtgatgactaATAAAATTGAGCacttttttgtgtgcttattaGCTATCTGTCTTCCTTAGTGAAGTGCCTATTCAAGTCCTGTGCCTAGTTTTTAcctggctttattattatttttttattagagtTGTGCAAGTTGTTAAAATACTCTGGATAGAAGTACTTTGATATATGTGCTgggagcactttttttttttttttttttttttttgagacggagtctcgctctgtcgcccaggctggagtgcagtggctggatctcagctcactgcaagctccgcctcccgggttcacgccattctcctgcctcagcctcccaagtagctgggaccacaggcacccgccacctcgcccggctagttttttttttttttttttttttgtagttttagtagagacggggtttcactgtgttcgccaggatggtctcgatctcctgacctcatgatccacccgtctcggcctcccaaagtgctgggattacaggcttgagccaccgcgcctggcctcttatGCATATTCTTAATGGTGTCTGTTCATAAGCAGATGGGTTTAATTATAATGAAGTCCATTgcatcatttgtttctttttacaatgACCACTTCCTGGGTCCTGCCTAGATATCTTTCATTGGCCCACATTTGCAAACATATTGATCTATGTTTTCCTCTAGAACCTCTGCAGTTGTAgcttttgcatttaagtcttagAATGTACCTatattagctgggtgcagtggctcacacctgtaatcccatcactttgggaggccaaggcaggaggattgcctgagcctaggagtttgagaccagctttagcctcaaaaaacaaacacacaaacaaaaacaaacaaacaaaaaaccccccaaaattagctgagtgtggtggtgcatgcctattatcccagctactagggaggctgaggtgggaggatctcttgagcccaggagattgagcctgtgctctagcctgggcgaaagagccagctcctgtctcaaaaaaaaaagtacccaaaTTAGTTTTTGGTGTGGGGTCAAGATGCATTTGAAAAGACTTTCCTTTTgacattgattttatttatagtGTTGGTCAAAATATGTTTGACTTTGTACCTGTGGGTCTATCACAGGGCTCCTCTCTTCTACATGTTTCACTTCTAAAGTTTCCATTTGATTCTCCATTATAGGTGTCATTTTTCTGTTGAGATCCTTCCTTAATCATTTCTTCATTATCTTCATGTTTCTCTTTCAATTCTGGAACAATACATTTACTTCTAATAGCTGTCTTTAAGTTCTCATCTGCTCATCCCATTGTCCTTGCCATTTCTGGGCCTACTGAAACATTTTCTACTTTGTGTGGATCACATTTTTCTCCTTCCCATGTCTAGAAGTTTTCGTGTAAAAGCTGGATATTTTAGGTTAGGATGTAAAATACCTTGGTCTTGTTGTTTCCATTAATTCTGTGTTGAGTTGTTCCAGGCAGTTTGTTTACTTACAGACAAGCATAAGCCTTTGAAGCCTtgtctttaaactttttaaatgtgggTTCTCATTCTACCGTAGACTTGCTCCTGAGGTGTGGCATTTCTGGGCTCTGTACTGAATGCCCAGCTATTTCAGTGTGGTCTCTCCACTGTGGCTGATGGGAAATTGAACATCTCTGAACACTGTGTGAGCTTTGACAATTGTCCAGCTCACAGTTTTAGAGGTGTTCTGTGCTCAACCTTGTGGTGTCTCTATCTGAGCAGAGCTTAGTATGCAGCCAAAGACTCAGTGGGAACTTTGTGAGGTGCTCTGGAGCTCTTTCTTTGCTCATTTCCCTTCTCTTCTGTACAGTGACTGCAAATTCTAGAAACCCAGTAGCATTCAATTTCACAACTCAGTAAGAATGACACATGCTGTTTGGATTCTTCCTTTGCTTTGCCATAGACTGTAAAGTGCATCTAAGCCAATATCTGGGATGATCTTTGACCCTACATAATTTGTTTCCCTTCTCTCAAAACTTGCAGTCCTGGTGAGCTCCCCACAGCCAAGGCACTCACTCTTTGGTGAATGGGGTTGAATGATCAGTAGATATTAGGAGGCTGTAGTGAAAGTTACTGTGGCTGGGTCCCAGGGTGATGGATGGAGAGGCAAGGAGAAGACAATAGCTCCATAGGGAGGTCAGACAGGGCCACGAAGGGTCTGTAGTGCTAAGTACTTTGCTAACGACTGTGGACTTCTGCCCTAGGAGTGCAGAAAGGCACCTGGGTCTTCAGGGAATGACCACTGCCCTGAGATTTGTGAAGGATAGGAATGACCTGCTCCTGTCTGTGAACTAGAAAAGTCAGCAAGGAAGCAGTGTTAGGGATAGCTTGGAGGGGGCATTTGTATACACCAGAGGTGGCTACAGAGGTTGAGGTGTTGGCTAAATCCAGGGACTACTGAGTGCTCTCATGTGCTGAGGTTGGAGAGACACCAGAGTCAGGAGACAAGGAGATTTCTGTTGGACAGGGTCTCTTTCCAGTCTTGAGCCACACTTCCCCATGGGAAACTAGAGTTTTGACTGATCATCAAAAAGTCCCTAGAGGTAGCTCTTGTCAGCTAGCACTACTCACCTTCTTCCCGTCCCTCCATCCAAAACTCCAGGCCATTGGGTCACATTATGTCACAAGAGGGAGGGCTTGGGATCTTCCAGAGGCCACGTGCTGctggctgccttctctcctctGAGCTGACACCCTTAAAAGCCTTATTTCTACCAGAAAGTGTGGTATGTCCTCAAGGAGGCACTCAGTTGCCAGctcagtgtgatggttaatactgtcaacttgatAGGATTGAAGGATAcgaagtattgttcctgggtgtgtctgtgaaggtgttgccaaaggaggttaacatttgagttagtgggctgggaaaggcagacccacccttaaactgggtgggcacaatctaatcagctgccatcGAGTTTAGAATATAAGCAgccagaaaaaagtgaaaagagacACTGACCTAGCGCCCCAGGCTgcatctttctcccatgttggatgcttcctgccctcgaatattggactccaagttcttcatttTTGAGACTCAGACAGGCTCTCTTTGCTCCTCAAGCTTACAGACAGCCTAtcgtgggaccttgtgatcgtgtaacttaatatttaataaactcctatatgtgtatgtatgtgtgtgtgtatacatatatcccATTAGTTCTATCCCTTTAGAGAACATTGATATGCTCAGCTCTAACAGACCTTCACAGCGTAGGCCCATGTTTCAAGCAGGCAACTTGCTTGCTGTGAGCTATGACTGTTGCTCAAACAAGTATCCTATTGGATTGCTCCTAAAGTCTTACCTACAGGGAAAATTTATTGTGGCATCCCCCAGGGAACTTGATCACTGCCCAGTCCTCACAAACTCATGATTTGAGAAACTCATAGGCATCTTTTTCTGTGGCTAACTAGACCAAAGAGGAAACTACCTTCCACAGAACCAACCAAAGGACGCAGATGAATGGTCTAACCTTCACAGAGCAATTTGGAAGCAGGCAACAGAAAAATACAGCACAGAACACCTATGGGGCAAACTTCAGCCAAACCGTGATATTTCCTTGGCAACCATGGTTCCAAAATTCACTCTGATATGTGATATGAGACACCGTTCAACCCACAGAGCACCTGGGAAGCCAGGACCCCGGAGTCCCCCAGGAGAGGACAGGGACACGAGTCCCTGGAACCAGGGTGCAGCCATCTGCAGGCTTCTCTCCTGGAAACCGTGGTCCTGCCCATGAATGGTGGTTGACTGCTGAGTCACCATCCAAACTCCAAAGTCAAAGTGAGGAGGCCTGGCAGGCTAAAGGGCAGAACGAGCAGGAGCAGGGGTCTCTGACAGAAATCCCTGGACTCCTGGCGGAAAGGGCCAGTCATGCCCAGATGACGCTGCCTCCTCGGGAGGAGAGTGAGTGTGCCCCATGGGTTGGGAGAGCCAGTGGCACACACGGGAAGGAAGGGAGCTGGAAGGCAGCTGTGGGAGGAAAGATGCTGATGGCATCTAGCTGCAGGCAAGCTCACTGGGAGCAAGCACAGGGCTGAACTTACTATGAAGGCCGTTTCAATCCCGAACCTAGGCAGAGAGGACTGACCACCAATGCAGTTGTGTCCCAAGCCCCATGGCACCACCCAGCCCACTGCCACCCGACTCCACCCCCAACACCCCACCCATACTCCTCCAGAGGGACTTCAACGAGTTGAAGACTGTGCCACAGGCAGACAGCTGTGTCAAGGACCAACGGAGAACAAGCTCACACTTATTCAGCCCAGCAGGACCCTGAGTCTGGGAAGCATGGCGTGCCACATCGGGCTGTCCCTCAGAAAACCCTGCTAGCTGGGAAGGAGCCACCTGCACCTGTGAGGCTACAGAGGGCAGGCTAGGGGCAGGGCAGgttgtgtgtgcgtgcgcgtgcgtgcgtgtgtgtgcatgcgtgtgtgtgtgtgtgtgtgtatgtgcttcgatgtgtgtggggtggggcacAGCCAGACAAAAGCTGAGGAAGTActgctcctcctgccccaggTGGGGGCAGCCAGTCAGGGAACGGCAGGGTCATATGGCAGGAGGCAGGTGCTAGCCTGGCCGCCCAAGGGCCTGTTGTGGGCTCTGGGCAGGGCAGAGAGCCGTTGGGAGCAGAATCAAAGAGGGCATTGGGGAAAGGACGCTTCTGAGCAGTCAGAGCCCGCCGCGGCCGGTGGGGAGCTGGCCCAAAGCCACAGATTGGGAAGCTTTGGCCCTGCCTGAGATAGGACAGTAGAGAGGAGCCCCAGGCTGTCCCTGGAGGACACAGGAGGGCTTCTGCTGGTTGTGCAGAGTCTGGGCTCTCGGACATTGTGGTGCACAGCAAAGAAGCCCTTTCTGGTTCGGGAGCAGACAATGCTCCCACTCAACCTGTGGAGGTTCTAAGGGACATGTCCGAGGTCAGCCAGCTGGGAGGCAGCCAGGTGAGGAGAAACACACAAGGAGACCTCCTCTGCATCCAGGTCTGTGTTGGAGGCACTCAGCAAGGCTGGCTGTCCTTGGGACTTGGTTCTCAAGAGCCAGTACTACAGCAGGTGCTCTATGGAGGCGTCTGGCCACCAAGCAACCCAGAGCCTTCTATGAATCTTGATTGCAGCATCTCCAATCAAGTGCCACCTCACAGTGCAGTGCTTGTGAGTGCAGTGCGTGTTTATCCCTTCAGGTGTCCAACATctgctgggcatgctggctctgTGCAGTGCCTGCTGCTGGCAATCAGGGGGACCAAGCAAAAAAGATGGAAGACTCTGGGAGCCAAACCAAGCAGGGGCCACCTGTACAATTCCTTTACTTTTACCAGGGAGTCCGCCTGAGCCCCCACCAGACGCTGAACCTACTGGTGCCTTGATCatgggcttcccagcctctggaattGGGAACAAGAAATTTCTATTCTTTGTAAGTTTCCCAGTCTCCAGTGCCTTGACTGAGCTTCCCAGCCGCCAGAATTgggagcaatacatttctgttctttgtaagttacccagtctcaggtatcttgCTACAGCAGTACAAATGGGCTAGACACACCGGCAAGTCCACCTCACCTTCTGGGGCTCTAGCTTGCCATCTGGGGAGGGAGCCCCTGATGCCCAAAAGCAAAGACTCAGACCAGCATTTCTCACGTGCCGACACATACTGATGCTGCCAATAAGAATATGAGAATATAAATGGAGGGCATGTGATTTGTGTGTCCCAGCAGAGGGGGCCTATGGGAGGAGGGGACAGTTCAGCTGAgacatggaggaggaggagggggagggagaggaggaggagggtgaggaggaagaggaagagcaggaggaagCTGCTGCCACAGAAGGTTCTTGGGGCCGATGGCTCACACAGAGGAAGGAGGGATGGCAAAGGCCGAAGGTGGGAACAAGCCCTGTGCTGCGGGGTCAGCTGAACAGGCCAGATTGGCAGGAGTGTGGTGAGAGGAGCTGGGGGCATGGCGACACGGGGTGGAttttggggagggaaggagagcatcagagGAAGCCAGATCCCCAGGAGCAGCGTGGGGGTGCTCTTGACCAGGATGGGGGCTTTGAGATTACTCTAAGGAGATGGGGTGCCACAGGGAGGAGCAGGGTCTGGTGGTGTTGCAAAAAGATCACCCTGGCTGCTGAGGGGGTGTTGGTGGAGCAGGGAGGACGCAGAGTGGAGGCAGGAAGAACAGGAGACAGGGAGGACCAAGGACCACGGAGATGAGAAGGGTAGCAGTCTTGGACCAGAGTCAACAAAATCCAATAATGGGTTAGATTTGGGAGTGAGGAacaaaggagaggggagagaatcctggctgctttgtttgaGTCACCAGGTAGAAGGCAGAGCCCTTTGCACAGAGGGGGAAGCCTGGGGACAGTGGAGGTGAAGGGGACGAAGCCCTCCGGTTTGAACATCTGAGCTCTGAAATGTCCTCGGGGCATCCACGTGGGCAGATGGATGAGTACGTGTGGAGCTTGGAAGACAGGTCACGTCCAGAGACAGAGCATTCATCGAAGGTTGAGGCTAGGAGCCCACCCCCACCACGCTTAGACCCAGCaaagtaggaggaggaggaggaaggtccAAAGGCAGAGAGGCAGGTAGAGAGGGAGGAGGTCAGCCCAAAagtggagtgggggaggggaagaagtTGAGAAAGGAAATGGTTTTGAGAAGGAAGGAGAGTCAACTGTGTTGAGAGGTGGAGACAATGGGGACAGAGGACTGACAAAAGAAAGATAGTTGAGGTGTCACAGCCCAGCCTTGGCGGGGGTTAGCGGGGGGCAATGGGCGTCCTGGAGCGTCCTGGACTTGGAGTCAGCAGGTGCAGAAGGAAGGAGAGTGGGAAGAGACAAGGCCGAAAACAGAGGAAATTAGTTGAGAGCCGGCCTGTGGGCCAACTGGGCCAGCTGGAGACACCAGACCCACAGATGTTCCCAGGGCGGGGGCTCGCCGGGGGGGTTCAGTGCTCTCTCTGAAGAAGGACTCCAGAAAAGTCACAGCTGAAAACAAGAGAGAGGACAATGTCTGGTGTAAGCCGTGACAAGTCTAACACTGAAGGTTCAATAGACAGACACTCTCACAGCAGAGGTAAAGAGCAGCAGTTTGCCTGAATGAGAACAAGCAGTCTTGGCCCTCAAGGGGGAGAAGCGTTGGGGCGGGGGGACCGGCGGCGGGGGCCTGGGAGGACTGGACACACGAGGCCAACCGGGGAGGCTGGTTTGTGGCAGAAGACATGCGTTTCTTCGCTGACCTCACGTTTACTACCTGGGAGGTAGAAAAGCCTGGGGAGCAAGACCATGCCAACCTAAGTACCACACAGAGAGGGAGCCTCCCTATAAGAAAATGGTATCTATTCAGAAATAGGCGTTGCAGTGGGGACGCGTGCGCCCTAGTGAACTATGTGCATATTCAGGCAgggaaaaggaagacaaaggtttttcAGGAAACGTGAAgaggattacataattgttttgagataatgATCTTTGGCTACAAGGATGAATAACAAGGGTAGCATTGGTCAGGGACTTGGACAGGAAGTTGCTGGGCAGGTGTCCTCGCAGAAGCATTATTTGTGTCAGGTTGCAACAGCCTTTGTGCCAATTTGTGGGTTTTGCAGTCTTCTGTGATGGCTTTTGTTATCAGGCATTCGTGCATGGGAACCCTGCCTCCATGGCCCTCCACAGCTCTATTTGTCaggtttttggatttttgtttgcttgaacaacaagtgactccatcttgatTCTGAAACGTTTCACAACCATACGGGCGAGCCAAAGTCTAATTGTGAGGCCCACTCCAATGCGACCTGCTTCTGGGCAACGTGATAGACTGGCCACGGCTTATATCACAAAAGGAGAAAGGCTTCGATCTTGACGCTAGGAGCTTTCTCCTGGAAACGGGCTGATGACGCCTGTCACCTGTAAGATGAGGAGGAAAGGAGCAAAGGAGATTCACAGAAGAGGGACCGGGAACGGCCAGTGAGAGACCTCGTCACCGTTCGGGGAAACGCAAGGCACACAGCGATGAGGTGGTGTCTCTCCCTGTGGGATGGGCAAGTGAGCGAGGCTGGACAAGACCAAAGGCTGCTCGGGCTGTGGGAACCCAGGACCGCTCCCACGCTGCCAGTGGGAGGAAACATGGGTTCGGCCACGCACCGGAGGTCACAGATGAGCCATGCTTGGTCGTGGCGTTGATGGGCACAGCCCAAGTCCCAGCAGAGCCACTGCCGGCTGTGCACCCCAGAGCCTTTCTCGCTGACGGTGGTGGCTCAGACAGGCATGCGGGATGCCACGGGCAGCAGTGTCTGCAACAGCCAAACAGTGGGAAGGACCCGAATGTCCATCCATAGGGTCACAGACAAACACTCTGGGCTGTGATTCAGTTTGGGTGAGCTGGAAGCTTGGGGGAAACCTTGGCCAGCAAGTTGCCAAACAGGAGGCCAGgcaaggaaagagaaggggatGAGGGAACGACACCCAGAGGTGTGACCCCGTGGGAACCTGTTTGCCACCTGTCTGGTGGAGATGCTGTTCACATGGCCCCAGACTCCTGTGATGGGTCAGGTGCATGGTCGTCAGATCCACAGGCACAGAATCTCTGCTTTGAGCCAGGCTGCTCTGCCCTGGTGCAGCGTCTAGCCCCGGCAGCAGAGGACTGGTGAAAAACCTATGGAAGGGTGACTCAGGCCTGACAGACGGAGGTCTCCAGGGAGGTACCGCACCCATGCTGCCCTCAGGGCCAAGAGAGGCCATCAGGCTGGTGAGGGCACTGGGGGCAGGGGACAAATTGAGTAGTCCACTCCCCGCAGACTACCTTTCCAGACACACATTCGGGCAGAGACCCAGACTTGGGACTTGAGGCTGCAAAACGGACAAGGCCCGGGCATACTTGGGTGCTGGGTCACCCTCCCCGGTGCTGGCTCCTGGCACCAGGGCCGCGAAGTGCTTTGGCTGGAGGGCTGTGGGTCCCTGGAGCGGGATGGGCAGCGGGGAGATGGCAGACCCTCCGTGGGTGGTGTGCGTGAGCCGCGTGAGCGCCTGGAGCATCTCCTCACGGAATGGCACCCGCACCAGGTGCCCCTGGCGTCGCCTGGCTTCGCCAGCCAGAGGACCAGTCCTGGACGGGCAGGGGGAGGACAAGAGCCGGTGAACAGGCCCCAGAACCCAGCTCCCTGACCCTGGCCAGAACGCAGAGCTGCCTGGCCCACCTCAGATAACTCCCTGGCCCTCTGGTGGGCACGCCGGGGTGCAGCCTCCTGGCCCCGCTGGCGCCTCTGGGGCACGCGCGGGAGGGGCAGAGGCCTGAACCAGGAACAGCTGTTGTGAGAGCCAAAGGCGCGGGGACCTGCGGCCCACCGACCTTTGGACACCCcggtgggggtgggtggtgggctGGCGCCTGTGTTCCCGGGACCCGTGGCGCAAGGGGAGTGGGGGCGGGGCTAGGGGACAGGAGCAGGTGACGTCACCTGGGGTCCCGGGGCGCTCGAGACGGCGGCGAGAGCCAGGCCACGTGACCCGCCCGCGCCAACCGCCCTGCGCTCTCCCGGGCCGGCGACGCGGAAGGGTCCGCGCTGCACCGCCGCCGCACCCCCTCCCGGTGACCGCACTGCAGAGAGCGGCTGCGAGCAGGCGCCGGCGCACTGGCCCACGTGCCGAGCGAGCGAGGAAGAGGCACAGTCAGAGCGAACGCCCGCGCGGGGAGCCAGGGGCGCCAGACCCCGCCGCCGAGGCAGCGGCGCGCAGCCCCCCGACGCGCCCTGTGGGGACCCCGACCAGGAGGGACCCTGCCCCGGGAAAAGGTATCAGACCCACCAGGGGAGGGGGACGCTGGGTCCCGGGAGAGACTCCACCGCCCCTCGCCTGTCCGCCCTAACAGAACTGAAGCAGCCTGCCGGGAAGGGGTCTGGGGTCCGGGGTTCGGGGGCGGCGCGGGGATGAGGCCAAGACCTGCAGGGACCCGCCCCCCCCCGGAGTGGGCGGGGCCTGGCTGCAGAGGCGCGGCCAGGGGAGGAGGGtggctggggatgggggtgggggtggacgTGGACGTGGGCGTCG of Macaca fascicularis isolate 582-1 chromosome X, T2T-MFA8v1.1 contains these proteins:
- the LOC123571014 gene encoding uncharacterized protein, whose product is MPAILASLGLIPAPPPNPGPQTPSRQAASVLLGRTGEGRWSLSRDPASPSPGGSDTFSRGRVPPGRGPHRARRGAARRCLGGGVWRPWLPARAFALTVPLPRSLGTWASAPAPARSRSLQCGHREGVRRRCSADPSASPARESAGRLARAGHVAWLSPPSRAPRDPRTGPLAGEARRRQGHLVRVPFREEMLQALTRLTHTTHGGSAISPLPIPLQGPTALQPKHFAALVPGASTGEGDPAPKYARALSVLQPQVPSLGLCPNVCLER